The genomic interval AAATTAAAATTTGGGACATGGAACAAAATCAACTTTTGATGAGGGGTTTTCCATCTGGGAAAGGGAAGTGCACTGCCATTCTTTGTCGTGGAAATCAGCTTATCATGGGAACGGAGAAAGGGCATGTGATCATTCAACAAGAGATTGTGACGGAGGCTCAGGGTGAAGCTTCGAAGAGTTGGGTGATGGAAAACCAGATCCTTCGCTCCGCTCAGGATGACAACCCCTCCTCTGTCATTCTGAGGGCCGAGCCCGAAGAATCTAGCTTTGAAGTTATGACGCCGCGGTTAACTCCTTACGAAAACGTCACTGCCTCAGCCATTTCTCCCGATGGGAGGTGGGTGGTGTTGGCGCTTAGTACGAAGGAGGTGGTTCTCATAGATGTGGCAAGTGGAACTCAAACTACTCTGCCAATCGCTCTTCCATTTAAACCCTCTTGCGTCGCCTTTTCTCCGAAGGGAGACAAGTTTGCCGTAGGGACTCAAGATGGGGTTGTGAGAGTTTTGGATGTAGCAACAGGGAAAGAAGATCCTCCCATAGGAATTTCTGGGTCAGGTGCTATTTCTGCTATTGCATTTTCTCCAGATGGAGGAACGCTTGTAACAGGTGATTCTATGAGGAACGTGAAATGGTGGAACACGCAAACAGGAACGTATATAAATGGAATTTTTAATATTGCTGAAATTCTTGCCATTCAATTTTCTTCCGATGGCCAGAATGTTCTGGTTAATACGGGTGTTGATGACATTTTTTTATTTGATATAACTAAGCAAGGTTTTGACCCAAAAACATTAAGACGAATTTTGGATATAAAATTTAAAGACGCATCTTTTTCTCCCTCTGGCACACGCCTTGTCACCAGGGTTTCAGATGATTCTATTGTGATTTGGAATACTGAAAGTGATCAACCCAGTGTTCTCAGAAACATTTCAGGAAAATTCTCAACCTACACTTTCTCCCCCGACGGAAATTCTCTCGTCACCGGTGATGAACATGGCTACATCCGCTTCTGGAATCTTGCGAATGGTTCTCCGAAACAAATCTTAGGCGGAAATCTTTCGAATCGAACTCCTGTGAGAAAAATTGCTTATTCCCAAGATGGAACGAGAATGATTGCGACTTATGAAAATGGATCTGTTCTCGTCTGGGACGCCAAGACGCTTGTGCCGATTGAAAGCTTGAGTGATCCTTCTACACAGAATCAGCAAGCCTCAGATACACCCGTTCTTGATGCCGCTTTTTTAACTCCCCCAGCCCCTCTTACACTAAGAGGGGAGCAAACTCTCCCCTTTAGTTTAAAGGGGAGTGGGAGGGGTTACGAGGATGGCTTGAGCATTGTGACTGTCGCTGAAAAGGGAGAGGGTGATAAAAAGAAGAATGAAGTAAAGATTTGGAAGCGGGGAGCAGCAAACTCTCAGACGGTTGAACCGTCAGCGGGCTCAGACGAAATGTCAGGACTTTCTCCAGGAACATCTAGACCAATGGCTGTGGAACACGATGTATTATTAACGCTCTCTCATCAGTTGGCTCAGGTGGTGGAGAATTTCTTGGCTGGACAAAAAGCTGTGAGTTTAGGGTGGGAGGAAGAGTCTCCAGTCCCCAGTGCTGAATCTTCCCCAAATAGAGAGTTGATACCCGGTAACCGGCAACCGGCAACTGGCAACCCGCAACCGGCCACAGGTAACGAGTCGTTAAGTCTTCCCCCCAACACCACCGCCGTGGCCCTTTCTCCGGATGGGAAGACCGTGGTTTATGGGACGAGAGAGGGGAAGATGTTTAAGAGAGATCTTGAAAAACCTGACAGTCCACATGAAGAATTTAAATTTGAGAATGGAAATGCATTTCCAAATTCAATCACGGTGATTCGTTTTTCGCCGGATGGACTCACGGTTGCGGCTGGAGATGAGAAAGGGTTTTTAAGAATTTGGGATATTCAGGATTTAACTCAGGGTAGCAACGTATTTCATGGAGGGAAGTCGTTAGCCGAGCGTGAGATTAAGAATATCGTCTTCAATCTGGATGGAAATTGGTGCCATGTTGTTGCAGATGGAGATTTTTTCACTGTGACTTTAATCAATACGCAATCAAAACCTCAACCACATTCTACAAGTCGTGAAGAAGTATCGTCATCATTTGTTTGGTCGAAAGACGGGACAATGAAAGTTTATGGTAAGCCAAATGGACAGGTAAGCGTTATTTCTGTGAATCAACCGGGGCAAAAAGCTGAATTTCAATTAGGCGTATCAGCCGACTTTGTCGCTATTTCTCCAAATAACGATTTAATCGCGGATATCCAAGGCATTCATTTTACATCTGATGGTTTGGGCCTCATTATCCAGACAAAAGACGCCGTGCATGTTTATGATTTGGCGATGAAGGTTTCAAAAGAAATAGCCCAAAAGGGAGCTGGAGCCACAACCTTCTGGTCTGCCGTTTCTGAATCTGGCGATAAAATTTTGGTGGGAGATGACGTGAGTGGGGTGAGGGTGATTGATTTGCAGGCTGCTGCAACAGGGGCCCAGAGCCAGGTAGTGGAAGAGGCCGAAGAAGGCTATGTCCTTCAAAAATCCATTGATCCTTCGCGGCTTAATCCTTCAGAGCTTGGGGGCTGTGTCAGCCTGTTGCTGCCAGGCGGGCAACAGATGGTTTATGGGACAAAGGACGGACACCTTTTTTGGGTGGATTTTTTAGATTCGGGGAAAAATCAAGAATTGCTTAAACGAAATGGTTCGAAACCGTTTGCCTCTGAGGTCACTGCCATTGCTTTTGCAAACGGGCAGATTGTGGCTGCATCGAAAAGCTTGGATGATAAAATTGAAAGGTGGTCTTCGGATGGCTCCGCCCTAGAACCTATTCCAAAATTTAGAGCAAGCGTGATGGCTCTTTCTGTTGCGAATGATTTGGAAATCGCGATTTTATTTCAGAATAAAACCAGCTGTACCGTTAATCAGAGGAGAGGCCTAGAATTCACTTTGAGTGATAAGGAGAGGCCAAGCGGAAGTCATACTGCGATTGCTCCTCCGAAAGGTATAAGTTTTTTTATCTACGCATTTGGAGGCCCGTCTGGAGCTGTTCAGATTCTCAATGAAAGAGGTCGTAAGCTAAATGAGATTTCTGTTGAAGGTCTTCAAGCCCTTGTTTTTACCCAAGATGGAGAGCATTTGATTCTGGTCACGGAGCAAGGTGTCCGAATAGAGCCTGTCACTCCTTCGGCTGACAGTCCAACTGTAACACGGTCTTTCCCTGCCGAGGGCTTTGGAAAATTTGTTGCCATTTCTTCCGATGGGCAAAACCTTTTAAGTTTAGATGGCGGCGTGCTTAAGACGTGGCGATTAGACAAGATTGTTAGGGAAACTCCTCAGGGAAAAGCCCCTGAGCCTGTTGAAAAAATACAAGCTTCAGCCAATGCACTTCCAAGCCCGTCGCCTTCGCCTATTCCAGGAATTGCCTCCGCCGCGATCCAGGATTTTCTCAAGCTGTTATGGCCCTTTCTCACCATCGCCCAGCCGGTGTATATTTTGTCGCTTATTCCACAGCTTTCAGAAGCGGTTTCGCAATTGCCTCTGCTCAATCGTGTTCTGGAGCTTTTAGACGAGGCGATGGAGGTTCAGAAGGGGAACGAAGAGGTGGTACGGCAGTTAAGAGAGATTCAGAGCGCTTATAACTCCCCCAACCCCTCTTTAGAAAAAAGAGGGGGGACTACGCTTACTCGTGAGGAGATGGAGAACGAATTGATCGGGCTTTTGAAGGCGAAAGCGGATGTACAAAGAGTTAATCCTGAAAGGACGCAAGTTCTAGGGCGCTTATTGGTTGAAGGATTGACAGAGGGCAGGGGAGAAAGTTTTATAAAATTGGTAGAAATGATCGAAGAAATTACAGGCATTCATTTTGATTTTTCGGCAAGCGGATGGGCGTTTGAAGAAGTTACAGAGGATTCAGATATTGATTATCTTCGAGCCTCTATCGAGATGCAGGAGGACTTAAAGGCGATGGAGACAGAAATGGGCGAAGGTGTTTTGGGCACAGTTAAAGATCACTCTGAGCCCGCTTATGTTGTGGATACGATTGACCATGTTCTGAATATAGACGATTTGGCAGTGGAAGAGGTCGACGGAAAAATCAAGATTCATTTCAATCACAGGGTCCAGCTTAAAGCGCTGATAGAGTCCAAGATTTTATGGAAGAAGGGG from Chlamydiota bacterium carries:
- a CDS encoding WD40 repeat domain-containing protein gives rise to the protein PGGPTRKGMLEIKNEATTSSVPLKDPELSGDRAHLDFGDDNSRWPGQSSFSPDGTKVVTVGNAVILRNTVREDNIITSQFFSVKVWNVKTGNLLPSPVYDRVRRPRFDSRFERMDEYDRLVMVDKSIGRDLHAASFSSDGKYFIMAVDKKIKIWDMEQNQLLMRGFPSGKGKCTAILCRGNQLIMGTEKGHVIIQQEIVTEAQGEASKSWVMENQILRSAQDDNPSSVILRAEPEESSFEVMTPRLTPYENVTASAISPDGRWVVLALSTKEVVLIDVASGTQTTLPIALPFKPSCVAFSPKGDKFAVGTQDGVVRVLDVATGKEDPPIGISGSGAISAIAFSPDGGTLVTGDSMRNVKWWNTQTGTYINGIFNIAEILAIQFSSDGQNVLVNTGVDDIFLFDITKQGFDPKTLRRILDIKFKDASFSPSGTRLVTRVSDDSIVIWNTESDQPSVLRNISGKFSTYTFSPDGNSLVTGDEHGYIRFWNLANGSPKQILGGNLSNRTPVRKIAYSQDGTRMIATYENGSVLVWDAKTLVPIESLSDPSTQNQQASDTPVLDAAFLTPPAPLTLRGEQTLPFSLKGSGRGYEDGLSIVTVAEKGEGDKKKNEVKIWKRGAANSQTVEPSAGSDEMSGLSPGTSRPMAVEHDVLLTLSHQLAQVVENFLAGQKAVSLGWEEESPVPSAESSPNRELIPGNRQPATGNPQPATGNESLSLPPNTTAVALSPDGKTVVYGTREGKMFKRDLEKPDSPHEEFKFENGNAFPNSITVIRFSPDGLTVAAGDEKGFLRIWDIQDLTQGSNVFHGGKSLAEREIKNIVFNLDGNWCHVVADGDFFTVTLINTQSKPQPHSTSREEVSSSFVWSKDGTMKVYGKPNGQVSVISVNQPGQKAEFQLGVSADFVAISPNNDLIADIQGIHFTSDGLGLIIQTKDAVHVYDLAMKVSKEIAQKGAGATTFWSAVSESGDKILVGDDVSGVRVIDLQAAATGAQSQVVEEAEEGYVLQKSIDPSRLNPSELGGCVSLLLPGGQQMVYGTKDGHLFWVDFLDSGKNQELLKRNGSKPFASEVTAIAFANGQIVAASKSLDDKIERWSSDGSALEPIPKFRASVMALSVANDLEIAILFQNKTSCTVNQRRGLEFTLSDKERPSGSHTAIAPPKGISFFIYAFGGPSGAVQILNERGRKLNEISVEGLQALVFTQDGEHLILVTEQGVRIEPVTPSADSPTVTRSFPAEGFGKFVAISSDGQNLLSLDGGVLKTWRLDKIVRETPQGKAPEPVEKIQASANALPSPSPSPIPGIASAAIQDFLKLLWPFLTIAQPVYILSLIPQLSEAVSQLPLLNRVLELLDEAMEVQKGNEEVVRQLREIQSAYNSPNPSLEKRGGTTLTREEMENELIGLLKAKADVQRVNPERTQVLGRLLVEGLTEGRGESFIKLVEMIEEITGIHFDFSASGWAFEEVTEDSDIDYLRASIEMQEDLKAMETEMGEGVLGTVKDHSEPAYVVDTIDHVLNIDDLAVEEVDGKIKIHFNHRVQLKALIESKILWKKGDRLGFIVPDRPVNGTERRAPEVVRILIQEIMGLKQIEIFEEKPFEEIQSKITQTTGIQRDNIVFVVDVSSIQPPASSSLKILPVKDGSNFYAMMSFALLYARLGKIESGDQLTQLLEALRQELPKLGVKGEEVEKLIQELKEGHILSPVKFDRLSTSFDRLHRQKLLVETAM